From the genome of Acidobacteriota bacterium, one region includes:
- a CDS encoding outer membrane lipoprotein-sorting protein, producing the protein MIRRALTLILPFAFLFCVQASAQTVDELIKKNLDAKGGLQKLKAIKSVKITGKIIQQGIEIPLVIQQKRPRLVRLDVTFQGKSQTMAYDGESGWKTNPFQGSPDPEKIAGDDLKEAEEQADIDGALVDYKEKGHKVELVGKEDMEGTPVYKLKLTLKNGDVRNIYLDAENYLELKVNLKRKTPGGEIEVDQYVGNYKPVNGVLFPFSLETKVKGQTVSQITLEKIDLDVAIDDSIFKMPAKPPEKPKTEEKKPPVHE; encoded by the coding sequence ATGATCCGAAGAGCACTCACTCTTATCCTTCCTTTCGCTTTTCTGTTCTGCGTGCAGGCATCGGCTCAAACCGTCGACGAGCTGATCAAGAAGAACCTCGACGCGAAGGGCGGCCTTCAAAAGCTCAAAGCCATCAAGAGCGTCAAAATAACGGGCAAGATCATCCAGCAGGGAATCGAGATCCCACTCGTCATTCAGCAAAAGCGGCCCCGTCTGGTTCGATTGGATGTGACCTTCCAGGGCAAGTCTCAGACTATGGCCTATGACGGCGAGAGCGGCTGGAAGACCAATCCGTTTCAGGGCTCCCCGGATCCCGAAAAGATCGCCGGCGATGATTTGAAAGAAGCTGAAGAGCAAGCCGACATCGACGGCGCGCTGGTCGACTACAAAGAGAAGGGCCACAAGGTCGAGCTTGTCGGCAAGGAGGATATGGAAGGCACCCCGGTCTACAAACTGAAGCTCACGCTCAAGAACGGTGACGTGCGCAACATCTATCTCGATGCCGAGAACTATCTCGAGCTGAAGGTCAATTTGAAGCGAAAGACGCCCGGCGGGGAGATTGAGGTGGATCAATACGTTGGAAACTACAAGCCGGTCAACGGAGTCTTGTTCCCCTTCTCGCTCGAGACCAAAGTCAAAGGGCAGACCGTCAGCCAGATCACTCTCGAAAAGATCGACCTTGATGTCGCTATTGACGATTCGATATTCAAGATGCCGGCCAAGCCCCCGGAGAAGCCGAAAACCGAAGAGAAGAAACCGCCGGTCCATGAGTAG
- a CDS encoding glycosyl hydrolase produces the protein MRSHSFTITSLFVVLAASLTLSVAAQTTVKLDSNSFGAIEARHIGPAITSGRIAAIDGVASDPRILYAGSAGGGVWKSINAGTTFKPVFDKYTQSIGAVTVDQAHPDTVWVGTGESWTRNSVSVGTGVYKTTDAGDTWKLMGLEDSERIARIVIDPKNSDVVYVAATGHLWNSNEQRGVFKTTDGGKTWQRILYIDKDTGCSDIAIDPQEPNIVYAGMWQFRRKPYFFTSGGPGSGLHKSTDAGKTWKKLTKGLPEGELGRIAIAIAPTRPNLVYAIVEAKKSALYRSEDLGETWTKASSSTSVTGRPFYFARILVDPKDYNRLYKPDFNVGVSTDGGQSFTQRGGRAHGDYHTIWVNPVDTFQVYVGTDGGVYQSNDKANTFKFLSNIPVGQFYHASFDMEQPYNVYGGLRDNGSWMGPSQSPNGVENKDWRNVGFGDGFFVWPDAIDKDIVYSEFQGGNVLRFHKSSGEVKWIKPLPRQGEPKYRFNWNTALGLSPTNKKVIYIGAQFLFRTTDRGESWERISNDLTTNDPEKQKQEESGGLSIDNSSAENHCTIVAVAESPLDEKVIWAGTDDGNLQLTRDGGKAWTNVAGNIPGLPANTWCTSVEPSRFDRGTAYATFDGHQTGDMKAYVFKTTDFGKTWKPLASEAIKGYAHVVREDRVNRDLLFLGTEFGLFVSIDGGAQWAQFTGNLPPVAVRDIAIHPREHDLILATHGRGVLIIDDITALRQINAKILESTAYVLDSRPSPITISVGAQNFPGDGDFVGSNPPEAATITYYLKDRHVFGDMKIEIYNAESKLMTTLPAGKRRGINRVQWFMRQKPPKVPPSPNLAGPSLTGPMVPEGVYTVKLIKDKETFTGQVKVVADPKSTHSAADRALQQQTVWKLYGMQERLAFVDDVVTDARDKTKDRAKKLDSGDAVAKDLETFADKLDALHKTLVATKEGTITGEEQLRERIVELYGWVTQFGGRPTQSLLDRIPVLEKEINDANAAFEAIIGKELAGVNTKLSSKKLDPIKVMTKEEYDKKQEK, from the coding sequence ATGCGCTCTCATTCATTCACCATAACTTCGTTGTTTGTTGTCCTCGCCGCTTCGCTAACGCTTAGCGTCGCCGCGCAGACCACGGTCAAACTCGATTCAAACAGCTTCGGCGCGATCGAGGCCCGGCACATCGGACCGGCAATCACTAGCGGCCGCATTGCCGCAATCGACGGAGTAGCAAGCGACCCGCGCATTCTCTACGCCGGCAGCGCCGGAGGCGGAGTGTGGAAGTCCATCAACGCGGGCACGACCTTCAAGCCGGTCTTCGACAAGTACACTCAATCCATCGGGGCGGTCACCGTCGATCAAGCTCACCCGGACACCGTGTGGGTCGGCACGGGTGAATCGTGGACCCGCAACAGCGTCTCCGTGGGGACGGGCGTGTACAAGACGACCGATGCGGGCGACACCTGGAAACTGATGGGGCTTGAAGACTCCGAGCGCATCGCGCGCATCGTGATCGATCCGAAGAACTCCGATGTAGTCTACGTCGCGGCGACCGGCCACCTGTGGAACAGCAACGAACAGCGAGGCGTCTTCAAAACCACCGACGGCGGTAAAACCTGGCAACGCATCCTGTACATCGACAAGGACACCGGCTGCTCGGATATCGCGATCGATCCACAGGAGCCCAACATAGTCTACGCGGGCATGTGGCAGTTTCGGCGAAAGCCCTACTTCTTCACGTCAGGCGGGCCGGGCAGCGGACTCCACAAGAGCACCGACGCCGGCAAGACCTGGAAGAAGCTGACTAAAGGTCTTCCCGAAGGTGAGCTTGGCCGTATCGCAATCGCGATCGCGCCCACTCGGCCGAATCTGGTCTACGCAATCGTCGAAGCCAAGAAGAGCGCGCTGTATCGTTCCGAAGACCTGGGCGAGACCTGGACCAAGGCAAGCTCATCAACCAGCGTGACCGGGCGGCCGTTCTACTTCGCGCGAATCCTCGTCGATCCGAAGGACTACAATCGGCTCTACAAACCTGATTTCAATGTAGGCGTGAGCACCGACGGCGGGCAATCGTTCACTCAACGCGGGGGGCGCGCTCACGGCGACTATCACACCATCTGGGTCAATCCGGTGGACACGTTTCAAGTATATGTCGGGACAGACGGCGGCGTGTACCAGTCCAACGACAAGGCGAACACTTTCAAGTTCCTGAGCAACATTCCTGTAGGCCAGTTCTATCACGCGAGCTTCGATATGGAGCAACCTTACAACGTGTACGGCGGGTTGCGGGATAACGGGTCGTGGATGGGACCCTCGCAGAGTCCGAACGGGGTTGAGAACAAAGACTGGCGCAACGTCGGGTTTGGTGACGGCTTTTTCGTCTGGCCCGATGCTATCGACAAGGACATCGTCTACAGCGAGTTTCAAGGCGGCAACGTTCTGCGCTTTCACAAATCAAGCGGCGAAGTGAAATGGATCAAGCCGCTGCCCAGGCAAGGCGAGCCGAAGTATCGCTTCAACTGGAACACAGCGCTGGGGCTGAGCCCGACTAACAAGAAGGTGATCTACATCGGCGCGCAGTTTCTGTTTCGCACTACGGACAGAGGCGAATCCTGGGAGCGCATCTCGAACGATCTGACGACCAACGATCCTGAGAAGCAGAAGCAGGAAGAGTCCGGCGGATTGTCGATCGACAACTCATCCGCCGAGAATCACTGCACTATCGTTGCAGTCGCGGAATCGCCGCTCGATGAAAAAGTGATTTGGGCCGGAACTGACGACGGAAATCTGCAACTCACGCGCGACGGCGGCAAGGCGTGGACCAACGTCGCCGGCAACATACCCGGCTTGCCTGCGAACACCTGGTGCACCAGCGTCGAGCCGAGCCGCTTCGATCGCGGGACCGCATACGCAACGTTCGATGGCCACCAGACCGGTGACATGAAAGCTTACGTCTTTAAGACCACCGACTTCGGCAAGACGTGGAAGCCGCTGGCGAGCGAGGCGATCAAGGGCTACGCGCACGTGGTTCGCGAAGATCGCGTCAACCGCGATCTGCTTTTCCTGGGAACCGAGTTCGGGTTGTTCGTTTCAATTGACGGCGGCGCGCAATGGGCGCAGTTCACCGGCAACCTGCCGCCGGTCGCCGTGCGCGACATTGCGATTCATCCGCGCGAGCACGATTTGATCCTCGCCACCCACGGCCGGGGCGTTCTGATCATCGACGACATCACCGCGCTTCGACAGATCAACGCGAAGATTCTGGAGTCGACTGCTTACGTACTGGACTCGCGTCCATCGCCGATCACGATTTCGGTCGGGGCGCAGAATTTTCCCGGCGATGGCGACTTCGTCGGGTCCAATCCACCGGAGGCGGCGACGATTACCTATTACCTGAAAGATCGTCACGTGTTTGGCGACATGAAGATCGAAATCTACAACGCCGAAAGCAAACTCATGACGACTCTTCCCGCGGGCAAGCGCAGAGGAATCAACCGCGTTCAGTGGTTCATGCGCCAGAAGCCGCCGAAGGTTCCGCCTTCGCCGAACCTCGCCGGGCCCTCGTTGACCGGACCGATGGTGCCCGAAGGCGTGTACACCGTTAAGCTCATCAAGGACAAGGAGACTTTCACCGGGCAGGTCAAAGTCGTTGCTGATCCGAAGTCTACGCATTCAGCGGCCGATCGCGCGCTTCAACAGCAAACAGTTTGGAAGCTGTACGGCATGCAGGAGCGGCTTGCCTTCGTCGATGATGTCGTAACCGATGCGCGAGACAAGACGAAGGACCGAGCCAAGAAGCTCGATAGCGGTGACGCGGTTGCGAAGGATCTCGAAACTTTCGCCGACAAGCTGGACGCGCTGCACAAGACGCTGGTGGCAACGAAGGAAGGCACGATCACCGGCGAGGAGCAGTTACGCGAGCGAATAG